Genomic window (Aquila chrysaetos chrysaetos chromosome 22, bAquChr1.4, whole genome shotgun sequence):
GTTGTGCTGCACATGCCTTTCATGTTTTGGTAAAGCTAAGTTTACTAGAAACTATCCCCTATTCATTTCTGCTAATTTGAAGCAACAAAACCTTATTAAGGATAAAACTTTTTCATAGGGTagaatgacatttttctgcactaaaataagaaaaaaatgtacctaTATGTAAATTTGATTTGAATTCCACATTGTGATTTCTCACTGCCATTTCCTGTGCTTCTAACAGAACCtgtaacaaaaggaaaagaaatggaaatactgaGTAGGAATTTAAGCAACACTACTTCTTATGTCTAGATAAACTTGCAATTTCTTCCATGTTAAGTCAGCTACAGGAAAGTGTTCTATAGAAATCAAAATTGTTAAAAGACAAACATATTCTACCTAAGTATGTTCTTTGCATACAGACTCAATAAGCTTCAGTACAACTCTATTACATTTTggcagggaagaaagggagTGGAAAAGATGGTTCCCACGAGCATTTAACAGCCTTCCATACATGGACCTTTGTCTAATTAGACATCAGACTAGAAACAATTCCAAGGTGGACAAAATGAACTTGGGCCATTCAATATTTTCAGCTAATACAGGATACTTCTTTGTCATTATTATGCCAGAAATCAATGCTTCGGCCAAGAAAATGAGTAATTTGAGGCTCCTAACAACTACTACAGTGTATGAAAAGCTTTCATGCCTTTACAGAACTCAGTCCTTTCCCTGATGATATCTTTCATCTCTTACAATTTTAAGAACCAAAGCACATTGATGTAGCAGCCTTTAGTGACTAGAATCCTGCATTATTTACCATGAACTTAACACCAGGCATTGTTAGAGAGGGTACCCACATGTAATTTATTATCAATTAAAAGTTAAAACAGCCAGCACAAGTGACCTCTGCATATTCGTAAGTCACAACATTACATGACTGCTACAAAAATGTTGTTTGAATATGCTCCCAACGGGCTTAATAGAAAcatagaaaaacacagaaatagaaacatcTCCAAACCTCTGGTGATAGgtatttgattttaaagttttcttgaAACTAGGAGTGTTAAAGAATACTACTACATACCTCTTTGATCACCTTTGCTCCCTTTTTATCACTAAACTCCAACTGAGCAAGAGCCTGATCAATGGACATTCCTTTTATCTGCAACCAAAGTGTTAAAGTTAACTTCTGCAATTACaaatatttcccttctcttATTCAGAAGAcagtaattaaattattttgccattATAAAGAGCAAATCAAAAGACTTTAGTTTCCTTAATTACCATTTCTTCAATGTAGTATCTTACATACAGAAGTTCCGAGTTAAATATTGAATAAGTCTTGATAAAACATTcaattaggtttttttcttagagcaAAACAGCCCATTACTATTGTTCAAAGTTACCCTTGCCATCTACTACTAGGCAGAAACCAGCACAAAAATTCTTCCACAGTGCATAATCTGCCTATGATCCTGGGTACACATTTGAGAGCATACTAGGATAAAGCAGCTAAACAAAACTACAAACAACTGTTCGCCTGCACAGATGCACGCTCTTCCCCAGGACTCTATTATGAAGATGCTGATTAGACCATGATTGAACTAAGCTGTTAAGGCAAATACAGCAATTAAATGTTGCATTCTAACAAACACACTACAAAGTACTTTTTGCTTACCAGTTTTGCCAGATACCACATCTTGTCTTTgctatattttatttccctccgACAGTGATATATTTcctaggtgaaaaaaaaagttaaaggatCAGCAGTTTTGTTGTGAAAACAAGAATGGAGCACACATGTCTGCTCCACAATCTGTTTTCTTACTAGGAATAAAATGACTCCCCCTACTATACCATGAACATACCAAATCAGGCATACCTTCgacatttgaaactgaaaacattaaaaaaaagtagctagcatacagaaaattttaataCTATCTTATGAGAATTAGTTTATAAACACAAGTTCCTGAAAAGGATAATGAGAAGATTTTTCaatatcttttcctttcctcctccccaccttttGAAGCAGCCTGAAACACCCATTCAGTTTTAATATTACTCTGCTGTCAAAGTCAACTTACTGGGATAGCAACTAAACAATATTACTAGAATGAACTTAATTAGCTCTTCGTAAGTGAAGAGGGATTCAAGTTTGATTGGCATGAAGAGCTGTCTCCAAAGACCCATTTAACATTATTACTGTACCAATGGGGACCAAAACTAGCTAGTAAAATTTAACATCATTACAAATTTGAAAGAGGTAGCATTCTTTCTGAACGGGTAAAAAACTGATTTAATAAGCAAACTGGTCGATAACAGCACTTTCACATACATTGTATTAGTCAGCACGGCACATAGCATGTGTTTCTACATCATAAGCCATAATGTTCACAGAAgcaataaaacacacaaaagcacatgtccaaaaaaaccctattctTTTGAACTGCAAATGCTTTGCTGAGCAGTATGCCTAACAGAGGCCACAACACATTAATTTCCAATGAAGAACAATTACAAAAATGGAATTCCAAAATATCAGTTCAAGAGTGAGGAAATACCGAAGAATTAACCTAAAACTCTCCCACATTGTGCTGTAGGGAAAGCAGCACCAATTAGTCCCTTCAGTGATCAAATACACAACACTTAGTTTTCTATGTGCAACTTAATTTAAGAGGCTTGCTTCTGTTCACATTTAACTGTACTTCCCAGTTACAAAACAATCAATAAGAGGGGACAGGGAGAAACAGGAATAAACCTGCTGTTAtcaaaaaataatctgttattactgcatttaaaaaattgacCATGTTACTTATGCTGACTTTTCCAAAAGTTGTCTTGAACAGCCAGCAGAAGGCCCTACAGTTGGCAAACAGGTAACAAAAGGGGTTTAGATTCTTCGCGTCAGTTTATGGCTTAGTAAAACACAAGTTATTGTGCAACAGACTGAAGAAACAACTCCACTGTACAGTATATGTAAAATGGTTTcctaacaaaaaaacctcctgcAGTCGTGTGCCGCATCTGACTCACATGTCCCTCCCCATGTAACTTTAGAACCTCTCAGTCCACATTAAACATTTCAAGCAACCACTACGACAGAAAACAACCTCTGAATAGCTTCATTACGGGTAGGCCACAGCAAGAGGTAACACATTATCAGACCTCAGAGAATCTataacacagagaaattaagaaatgaaaagagtGTGCACTCTATTGTACCTACATCAAACAGGCACCACTAGCTCCACTACTCAAGGAAAGTTACCTTTATATCTTTGTGCACAGAAGCAATGATACAATCGCGTTCCTCTCTAATTGTTCTGTTTGTACTGACAGGAAATAAGTGTATAATGCTACATCCTTGGTAACTTCTACCTCCTTGTAGTTCAGAGACTTCTACAAACAGAGGATGGTACCTTGGCAGCTTGCATCACATATTAGGTACGTGATTAGCTGCAAGCAACTTGAAACTCCAATATaatttagaaatggaaaacattcaAAGTGATGTTAACTTTTACAATATAAATATGCCAAAGTGACTAAAATCTTAAATAACAAATGAATAATCTATCAAACTAGCGCCTTGTGGAGTCACCCAGAGACAGTGACCACCTGTTCAGAAGTTGCTAAACATAAACAGGGAAGGAAATTCACAGGCGTATCCTTACAGCTGGTCTGCGAGGTTCTCCAGGCAGCTGTGGAGGGTAAACAatcctgttctttttctcccacttcCCAAATTTCTGCAGAGATGTGCTTGTGTGGATGCACGACAAAGGAAAAAGGCTACTGGATGCTAGCCACCTGCAAGACAAGACCACAGTCTTTGCTGCTGAACACAAGAGTTCTTTGTCCTTGCCCAGATTACCTGGAAAATTGTGAACTTACCTGTCTTCATAAAGAGAACTGATACATTTGACTActcacaaaataaaactgttcaaGTCCTCTAGTTTACGTTGAAAGGGCTTTTTAATTCAACAAGAAGCCTCAGGCTTCCTAAAGCAAACCATGAAGCGTAAGTGATATTGGTATGGCACGAGATTCCACGTTAAGTGTCCCCAGATCATCACGGAAAGACACAGTCACATCTTTGTTCTTACGAAGGGTTCGTTACTCACCCAAACAATTTACAACTCTTCCAAGACTAGCCAATACTTATTTAACTTTTACCAACAACATTTTTAGCAGTAAAAATTTCTAGTTTTTCAAGGGACTGAGTATCAACAAAGTATTAGAAGTTTATAAACATTCTGAAATTTGAAAGATATTCCAAATTACTTTCAAAAGGCAATCAAGTCAATATAAGACAGCCAATAGCAAAACCACTCTAGTTTTCAGTCAGTTCGCTCACCTCAGATTCAGGAAAACCAAGCTACATTTTGCCCCCTGCTGACTAGATAAAGCAGTACTGGACAGCCACTCATAACTACAAGAAACAGATGAGTTCAAGACCAGATATTGTGAGTTTAACTAAGGCTTGAACGGCTTCGTGTGGGTAGCCAAgttgtgcaaagcattttaaaaacaactggCAAACAGAACACGTTAATTAGCGTCAAGAGGGCATTGTACACCTTGAAGTTTTCACATCACATCAGTAGGGGCTAGCATAATATACAAATTCAAAcgttacagaatattttttcaaatatttgccaAAACCGGTTTATTTGCTTAATACTTAAAAATCTCACTCATCAAGACAACAATTCATCATCATCAGACATAGTATCATTGATtaatacaggaaaatatttgataAGCACATGAATATCACTTTGCAATTTAACAACTTAAACAGTAATAAACTAAGTATTGTCTTCCTGGTATTAGCAAAACACATGAACACATTCAACAAACTAAGACATCTTACATTCCCTCTATCTTAACGTAATCCAATCTCATGTGAAGAGCAACTCTATTTATCATAActttaggagaaaaaagagaacacGAACACATtgtaagcaaaagaaaacagtgagaagCAACAAGCAAAAGTACATTATGTATGGGTAGGTAAGgggaacaggaaagaaaagctgagcacCTTTCCAGAAAGAATCATGCATAAGCCGCAAATGGGAGACATACAGACTACAAAAACTAAGTAAAACAATTAGCACATAAGTCTGTTCAACTGCAAAGCAATGAGCAAAGCACAGGCAACATAAGCCTATTTTTTCTCCCGTCAGTGACACAGGTCTCTGCAATTTACCTCCACAGGCTCTAGCAGAGACCAAAGCTCTGCACTTTGAGAATCCGCAGCAGCCTTTCTTCTACAGTCAGGGACACAGTCAGCAGTGACCCATGCTCCCCCAGCACAACTCTGCCATTCCTCCAGACGGAGGGGAAAGACCAGCAACTACAGAAAAGCAATGACTGGGGAGGGCGCAGAGGGGAGCAACAGGTACCGCGTTACTGTGACCGGCACCATAAAACCGGAGGAAATCTCCATGCCCGACAGAAAGAGgtcaggaaaaagagaaacaccTCCACCACGCCACAATCTCCAAGTATGTAGAAAGACACTACAGAAGCACGGAGCGACCTGTTCCCCACAGCTCCGGGACAGGGTGAGAAGCCAGCAAGAGGGCCGAGCCAGGCGAccccggcccccagccccggggaccCCCTGAGCGAGGCGGCCGGTTCCCCGCTGGAACGGGCCCGCTCCAGGATCACGGCAGAGCCAGACTCACCTCTCCGGCCGCGCCCAGCCGAGGAGACCGCGCACCCAGGCGCTACCTGAAAGGAAGCGGCACAGTGAGCAAGGGATAAGCAGCCGAGAAGCTCCGAAACCGGCGCTCCGCTCCGTCCCCTCAGACTCACCCGCGCCGAGCGCCCACCGCGCCGCCATCTTCCCCGGCCTCGCTTCACGGCAGACGCGCCCCGCGCACGCGCGGCCAGGCGCGTGGTTTGCGACGGTTTGCGACGGCGTGCGCGGCGCTTGGCGGCAGCGCCCCAGGCGAGGCGGAGTGGGGCGGCCCGGGAgcgatggcggcggcgggggtgCGGGTGTTGCCCGCCTCGCCCAACTGGTACAGCAGCCGCTGCAGCGACGCCAGCAGCGATGGCCGCCTCTTCGGCTTCGCGGCGAGGCACCGCGTCTGCCTGCTGGATGTCGGCGGCGCCGCACCCGCGTTTTACGGTACCGCTACAACCCACGCCGGCGGGGACACCGGGCCCGCGGGCGACCCTCACTGACCTCCCCcccttccacacacacacacacgttttATACGagcgccccggccccggggggcaGCCGGGACCCGCTCGGGCACGTGTGGGGCGGCGGGAACCCCGGGGAcgaggaggatgaggatgaggatggggatggggatggggatggggatggggggggcggGTTGAGGAAGGTGCCGTTGCGGTCCCGGCGGGGTCGAGGGGGTTCCCATGGCGTTTTCTCGCTGTCGGTGCAGGAGAGCTCATCGGGCACACGGACAGGATCTCCGGGTTCGCGTTTTGCCGCTGCCCCGGGCAGAGCAGCCTCTGCGCCAGCAGCTCCGACGACGGGAGCGTCAAAATCTGGGACGCGGAGGCCCTGGCTCCGGTGGCGGGGTACAGCCTTCACCAGGTGGGTTTATTCAGGTCTGGCACAGAAAGCAGGGTGACGTTACTTTCGCCAAAGGTGACGTTCAAACCCGGGGAAATGAAAACCGTTGAACGCTTCTGGCCAGCTCCTTGTTCTAGCCTGAGGTCTGCAGCGTTGTTACATCACCTTAATAAGCTGTTGGTTACCATCAAAGCCTCAGTAAGCGAGTGCTCGCGGTGTGAACTCGTTGCCGCTTAACCCAGCTTGCTTTCGTCAAGTTATTGTTCCACACAGGACAGACTAAGGATGTACGTTTGAACAGTTACTGTCTCTCAGGGCAGCATATTGGCAAATACGTCAATCGTGCCAAAGCctaaaagaactgaaatgctTTAGAACTGATTCAACTGATGCTGGGGAGTACTTGCAGATTATTTTCTGCCTGTTATTCTGTGTTAGATGGTGGTAAGACAGCCTTAAATGTATGCGATTCTCTTTCTTCAGAACACCATCTCAGCATTGCACTGGTCACCCCTTGTGAAAGATTTGATTGTATCCGGTGATGAAAAAGGTATAATTGTTTGTTACTGGCATAACAGAAGTGACAGCCAGCAGTTCTTCCCAGAGCCTCGGACAATTTTTTGTCTCACTTGTTCTCCTCACCATGAAAACCTGGTAGCAATTGGGTAAATATtcattacattttgttttccattcttctgcTGAGAGAACCTTACTGTGAATTTTTGCTACACAATTGCAAggttattttcttctggatttttcttcattcagaaataacatttagATTTGATAGACCTGCAAAACATAAGAATCCATAACAATGTAAGTGTCCAGATTTGGTTTGAATCTTTGAAATTTcttaaaactgttattttttacttaGACTTGTCTGGTGTTTGCCACATTATAGGTTACTTCATCTGAAAAGAATTTCTTAGTTTGACTAGGCCTTTGTCAACCACTGCAATTCCAGTCCTTTAGATACCCAAGGCTGTACTGAACAGAGAAGGAACGTGAAAGCCCCTTAGACTTAATGATACAGTTCTCTTGAAGGAGAACACAAGAGGGAAGGAATGAAAGTGATTTGTGATGAAGGGAAAAGTTTTCCTTGTATAAAAGCCACTGTAGTTTTTTAAGTCTCTGAAAGCTGTATTACTAATGAATTACTGTCATTCTTGAAGCCAAATGTACTACTGGTTGCATCTCTTGAAAAGGCAGCTGCAGGTACACCAGTGCTGTACTGGAGCTCCCATTGACCATAAGTCTGCTAGTCCCAGTGCTGCTTGTGATTTGGCTTCTCTGTCTGCAATACAGAGATAGTCATCCTGGTAAAGAGCTTGGAAATCGAGTCAGGTATTATTCCACAAGGATCCAAGAATCTCTTCATTAATTTAAGTCTCCATTTTTAGCTACAAGGATGGCATGGTGGTTATAATTGAtatcagcaggaaaagagaagttcTTCATCGGCTAAGAGGCCATGATGATGAAATACATTGTCTGGCCTGGTGCCCTGTGCCTGGTGAAGAAAGGTTACCTGCTTGGCAAGATGAGCTCCAAGGTATGTAGAACTGATTAATAGTTTGTGAAGTGATTTTTAGTTCATGTAAATGTCTTTCTAGAGAATTGAATTCCTTATTCATAGAAAGTCATTAAGTAGCTAATCAAAGGCAACCAATAAGTTCAATTAAAGTACATTCTGATACAGAGCAATATATTTTCAGTCAACTTTTTAGaaagctttgaattttaaagTGTAGTAACATGACTTCAACGGTATTCAGTAGTTCCTTCAGAGGAAGGTGAAGTTCCAAATGGGGAGCTGACACAGAGCACAGCCGTGAAGAAAGGTTGTTACCTGGCTTCGGGAAGCAAAGATCAGACCATACGAATATGGAGCTGTACTAGAGGCAGAAGTAAGTAAAATTAATAATGTGAGATAAACAATAACAATGTGGTGGAAGAGTTCTTCTCTAACTGCAGCCTTCATTTGCTACCCTGATAGTTTAAAGCATGAGGAGTATACTTAAAGCTTCAGATTCACaggacttctttttctctcagagGATTTTGATGTATTAGGTCTAGATGATCCCTCTTCGTTCCATAGGTGTAATGACTTTGAAGTTGCCACCCACGAAGAGAAGAGGTGGAGCTGTTGATCCTGCTGTTAAAGAGCGCATTTGGCTGACTGTTCACTGGCCTTCTGGTCGTTCCACAGAAATTATATCCAGCTGTTTTGGGTAAGCAGGGCACACAGTAGCCTGGGTACCATCAGTAACTGCAGATTCATTTGATACTTAAGGAAGAACTGGGTAGGAGACATTGAcacccccttcctccttccttcccagtaTAACTGGAGAGAAGACAGGCCAAGAGTTAAAGTGGGAATTCAGACTTCTAGAAAACTACTATTTGTCCCATAATTTGTCTGATAATCTAACTGAATATTGACTGCTAACGGTAGTAATTGTGGTTTTGCCCATCTACTGGGAGAAAATGACATGTCAGTTTTCAGTGTGGTTAACTATGGATATCATTTGTAGGGTGGCATTTGCGTGTGTGTATCTGTGTATAGGCACATGTAGTGGATGTGTGTCTAGCTGTATTACTCTTGTACTTGCAGTATATATGTGATATAGTCTATATATAGCCTATATTATTCTTTTGAAGTGAACAATGAAGTACACACTTTAAATTTCACAGAGGAGAACTGCTACTCTGGGATTTGAGCCAATCTGGAAAACGCAAGTGGACTCTTTTAGGATCTTCAGAAGGACAAAATCACTCCCGTATTGTGTTCAATCTGAGTTCTGTGAAGCTTCAAGACAAAGAgctccttttttccatttcaatggACAGAGATGTAAGAACCATTTATgaaattaacattaaaacatCTGTATGTATACAGTTTGACTGAGCCTACCCCTTTTAGGGCCACGAGTTTTCTCCTAAAGTGGGTTTATTGCAGCATTTTATAACATCATTGCTTAAAATGTGTTCTGAGCACAGgttgtatatatttttgttagttTATAAGCTCAAGCTCTTACCATAGTGGAGTGAATGGTTATGACGTTCTGGACTTGAATGGTAAGCATTTAATACAGGGAGCTTACCATCTCTTTTTCCtggatgtttcatttttaaaaggcctatttttccttcttaaaatcATTTACTTGTACAAACTaaagcatctattttttttaagtttttgccTTTTACAGGCAGCAGACTGCATCCTATTTTCAAGTCAGGAGAGGACCATAGTATTAAAGTATAATCATTTTGTCCACTCCATTAGTCTTCCAACTATTGCAGCCCTGTCTGTGACATGTAATCCTCTGGGTGCAGATCACATACTATCTCAAGCCTTAAATTCAACCGTTTGATTCTTCTTCCcattcaagcttttttttccttgtcacgCCAGTCACTACATTTAACCATTCCTTGTTCCTTAAATATTCTTCAGGTGAAGTGCTGGGACCTATCAACTCTGGATTGTAGCTGGACCATGCCCTCGCTTGGGGGATTTGTCTATAGTCTTGCCTTCTCCCCTGTGGACACAGGCTGCCTTGCCATCGGTGTTGGAGACAGCATGATCCGAGTGTGGAATACTTTGTCCATGAACAATATTTATGATGTTAAAACCTTCTGGCAAAGCATAAAGTCCAAGGTTACAGCAGTAAGTGCGCTTTTgattcccctttttttttccttgtctcttttcgctccatttttttctttcaagaatatttttctttcactctgaaaaagttttttcccaactaaaaatatataaagccAAGTTGTTCCTTTTGTACTTGATTCTTTTGGTATACATTTTAGAATCTGGCAACAAATTTTTAGACCTTTTTACAACCCTGGATGCTTGCATTAGATCTAGTGAAAATCAGCTGGAGTCCAGCTGGCTGTTACAttactttttcacttttatcCTCCTTCTTTGCTTAATCCATGGTTGCCCTTGCTCTGCTAGGAAATTTGACACTCACAAAAACCGATATGGATGTCTTCAGTTTGGGTTTAACCAGTGGTTGGCCAGGCCCTACTGTCTGGTAAAATTGCTGGCAGCAGTAAAACACGGTAGTTATTCTTGTTTGCAGCAAAATTTTTCTCACCATCCTACCATATTCTCcatttctattttgtaatgcagatgtcaaacagcattttaatgatATTAGTCTCTTTCATCCCACTATAGCTGGTAGGGGGAGAGCCTTTGATACTCATAGCCGAGTGATCAAGTGGCTGTGCTTGCTCATCAGTttcaatgttttccttttgtttattatttagAAATCAAGTGTCTGTAGCTTGTGTCCTTACTGGTCTCTCTCTATTTTGCTTGTAGTTATCCTGGCATCCAACTAAGGAAGGCTGCTTGGCTTTTGGAACAGATGATGGAAAAGTTGGCATATTTGACACCTTCTCCAGCAGGTAAGAAAGTAGCTTTCAAATTCATTAGTGTCAGGTCCTGCTCTTATGTTACCATGCATAGGTGGTGTGGTCTTTCCCGAGATATACCTTTACTGTTAGTCAAGAGTAGGATTAAATTAAAACTAGTCAAACAGCTGGGTTTTCAGTGCATCTTTTATTCTCTCCATTATGTCTGGTAGCTTCTAAGGTAATCTTTGCATAAGGTAAACTTAAAATTGCATGACCAGAGATCACCTTGTGGGAGGACATCAGTCAAGGAAAATTTTAGCCAGAAGGACATTTTCAGAGAATGAAAAGCAACATGTAGGTGAAGGTCATCAGGACAGTTTTGTTATGATTTTAGTAGTGTCCTACAGGAGATGTTAAAGAAGGCTTGGTTGAGCCGTGGCTTTAGTATGTTAAAGTACCTGGTGTCCATTTTCACCACTGGAAATAAATcgctttgatttctttctttttttttttaatttccctttgcTGAATCTGGCTGACCCTGCTTCCTTATCTTCCTGCCCAGTGCTAAGAATAAGCCACCTCAGATCTCCAGTACTTACCACAAGAAGACTGTATACACATTAGCCTGGGGGCCTCCAACTCCTCCTCTGTCTTCTGGTGAGTCTTCCAGCGCCTTGTCACAAAGCAGAACATTCATGCAGAGCACACAGATGCCATGAAGTTAGTATGCCCTCCCTTCTTAGGAAAAGGAACCCCGTTTGCTTGGTAGCAATCCTCTCTAGCAGCTAATACTGCATTCTGCTAGAGGAATTGTTAATAGTTTTGAAAGGGGGCAAAACAATCTCTTCTAGTTTTTGAATTCTAGTAGCTTCAGGAAGTAGGTGGGAGTGGTGTACCACACCTCTGCACTTACTTCAGGGTATTACAGTCCAATAAGTGTCTGCACGGGCTTCCTGTAGTAACTGCGTCAGATCAGGTATGGGTTCCTTAGCTCCAGAATTATGTTTCTACCATTTGAACTAACCAGAACAGCTCCGTTAGCTCTTCTTGCACAACTTGAATTTTTTGGGGACCAAACTTTAAAGGGAATTTTCATGCTTGAAGGGATTGTGCTATGGAGAGATCTGTTGGTAGAAATGAGAGGTCCTTTCAGAGGACTGTATTGTTAGAATTTCTTGCTGCTGGATCACAGGCAATTGAAGCATGTatagccttttaaaatgttttgatgtaTAGTGGGAGTGATTACTTCTGGGAAGACTGATGAAGAACATAGTATATTTAGCCTTTTTACTCTGTTGGATAGGAGGAGAAGGTGAACAGCCCTCTGTAACTTTGTATAGTTGTGCTGGAGAAGGTATTGTTTTTCAACACAACCCCTGGAAGCTTAATGGAGAGGCAAATGACATCAACAAAGTCATCCGAGACACTAATTCAATCAAAGTGAGTATgattttgaggggttttttttatggatTCATGATAACCATGTCATAGTTTCTATGGCCTTGTAGTTGTAGGTTTCTGATTTTGCCTCCATGATGAATCtgtaataaatagaaaatttgaAACCTGCAGTCTCCACAGATGAACTTCAGTGACACTTATTGACTCAAACTATTTAAGCTGTTTATGTGTTTGCCTCTGAAAAAgcgtctttttttttccccccaatgtCAACATGGCCCATCGGCTCCTGGCATCAGTTACTTAGGTTTCTACTGTGTAATTTACTTAACTGGAAAAGTTAAATTGAAGTATAGGGTCTGGTTTTAAGGCTGTGTGTggctgtttaaaataattagttCATACAGAGCTTTCCAGTTTCAATGCACTTAAAGTAATATCCTGAATAATGTCATAGCTTAGATCCCATAGTGGGCATGCATGAGTTAACTACCTCAACTTCTCCAGTTCTCATTTCAAAtgttaactttttcttttttaaataaattttgcagTAAAGGCAGTCATGATTTTGCAGGAGTCTGTTTCCATTTACACTGCAGCTAGTGCAGGGTGTTTGGTGATAACTGACCATAACATCTTTGCAAGTATGATCAGTCATTTCTTAGTTGAAAGTACAAAATAAGTGAAGTGGGTTAGATCTTCAGTTGCTTTAAGTCAGCATAAGTcaactgaagtca
Coding sequences:
- the MRPL22 gene encoding 39S ribosomal protein L22, mitochondrial, producing the protein PRLGRCRQAPRTPSQTVANHAPGRACAGRVCREARPGKMAARWALGAGSAWVRGLLGWARPESYEWLSSTALSSQQGAKCSLVFLNLRWLASSSLFPLSCIHTSTSLQKFGKWEKKNRIVYPPQLPGEPRRPAEIYHCRREIKYSKDKMWYLAKLIKGMSIDQALAQLEFSDKKGAKVIKEVLLEAQEMAVRNHNVEFKSNLHIAESMTGRGRYVKRIRYHGKGMFGIMKIVRCHYFVKLVEGPPPPPEPPRTGFDQAKEYVQQLRSRTLVNTL